From the genome of Bacteroidota bacterium:
GCATCCCGATAATTATCGGGATTAAGCGGGGCTTTCGGGATGTAGTTCGGCATTACCATTCTACAAACCAAATCCGCCACAGGCGGAGAACTATTTTAGGTTAAGAATTGGTATAAGACTTTCAAAATAACTTCCACAAATTAAGGATAACTGGTTTATTAATGTAGGATTCCACTTTACAATAGGCAATTGGATTGGGAAATATGACGCCAAATAAAACTAAATATTTTCGCTCTATTACTACTCCTTATTTGGCTCGAAACTTTGTCCAAGGCTGGTGTTATAAATGACTTATTTATAATGTCGCATCAGCAACTCTCCAAACTCCTTTCCATCCTCGCCAAAATCAACCTCTACAGGCAAAACCGCAATAGGTAAGTCTGTTGTATTAAGTGCCTGCAAACGTGCAGCATCTTTGGCAGTAGTTATTATAATAGATCCATTAGCAAATGCAGTTTGATATTTTTCACGCCAAGTATTTATTTCTTGTTGGGTATAATTATAATGATCGGGGTACTTAAGATGTTCTATTATATGATAGTGTTTTTGTATATATGTTTTAAGATATTCTGTATTTGCAATGCCTGTTAGTAGTATAATATCTTTTGTGGTTGTTTGTGTATTGTTATATTTTAATTCACCATATATATATGTACTAAAAAAAACAGGAGCTTTACTGTATTTATATAATGAAGTTTTTAATTTTTCTTTTTCAGCTTCAGTTAATCCTTCAGGGCATTTGGTTATGATAATAGCATTGGCTCTGCTTGCTCCATTGCGGCTTTCACGCAGGTTGCCAGCGGGGAGTATATAATCGTTATAAAAAAGCCTATCATAAGTAGTGAGGAGGATTTGAAAACTAGGTTTTACATATCGGTGCTGGATATTATCATCGAGTATGATAATATCTGGCTGTATAGTTTTTTGTAATTGTTCAATTCCTGTAATACGATTTTCGCAAACGGCTACATGTGTATTTTTTAAACTATGATAGAGTTCGTATGGCTCATCGCCCAAAGTTTCGGCACTGATTTTTTTAGTAGCTAATATATAACCTTTGCTTTTGCGGCCGTAACCGCGGCTTAGCGTAGCTACTTTATAGTTTTGCGATTGTAATAGTTTGGCTATATAAGCCGTATGCGGAGTTTTGCCCGTGCCACCTGTGTTGAGGTTGCCCACACCTATAATAGGAATATCGAATTTTTTTTGTGAGAGTATGCCAACATCGAACAGCTTATTGCGTATTGCTGTAATGAGGTGGTATAAAACCGAGAAAGGATATAATAGTATTCGCAGCTTTTTCATAAGCAAGGCTGCGAATTTATTCCGTCATTGTGAGGCACGAAGCAATCTCGTTATATTGGTCGAGATTGCTTCGGAAGCCTCGTAATGACGGAATCGAATTAATGACTAAGAACATCATTCACTTTGGTGAAGGAAGGTTTGCGTTTTTCTATAAAGGCGGTAGTGCCTTCTTTAAAATCTTCGGTAGAAAAACATTGGCCGAATAATTCCACTTCTCTGTCGAAGCCAGGTTTGTCTTTGCGGTATTGGGTATTTACGCAGTCTATCACTTTGGCAATAGCCATAGGCGATTTGCTTTTTATTTTGCCCAAAATTTCGTGGCATTTGGCAAGCAATTGATCGGCAGCCACTACATGATTTACCAAACCCAATGTTTGTGCTTCGGCAGCACCTATTACATCGGCAGTCATTAGTAATTCTAATGCTTTTCCTTTTCCTACCAATTGTGCTAAGCGTTGGGTGCCTGCATAACCGGGTATAATTCCCAAATTAACTTCTGGCTGGCCAAACTTCGCATTTTCGGCAGCAACTCTTATATGGCAAGCCATAGCCAATTCGCAACCGCCACCTAAAGCAAAGCCGTTGATAGCAGCCACTACAGGCTTAGAACTATTTTCGATGGCATTGAAAACTTTGTGGCCATTCTGTGCCATGTGTGTTCCTTGCTCCACCGTAAAGTTAGCAAATTCTGATATGTCAGCACCTGCAACAAATGCTTTAGGGCCAGCACCTGTTATTATAATACCTGCCACTTCGTCGTTTGACTGGGCAGCATTTACGGCATTATATATTTCGCGAATGGTTTCGATGGTGAGTGCGTTGAGTTTTGGTTCTCTGTTAATAGTGATGGTAAGAATGCCTTCGCTTACCTCGGTTAATAAATTTTGGTACATAGGGATTGGATATGTGTTTTTTTAGTTTTTAAAAGTATTATAATATTTATGCAGGAACATTGGCTAAGGCTTTCACCATCATCACACCAATATTGGCAGGCGATTCCACCACATTGATGCCGCACTCGGCCATTATTTTCATTTTGGCAGCAGCGGTATCATCGGCTCCACCCACTATGGCACCGGCATGACCCATACGGCGACCAGGAGGAGCTGTTTGCCCAGCAATGAAACCTACTACTGGTTTGGTCCCGTTTTCTTTAATCCACTTGGCAGCATCGGCTTCCATCGATCCACCTATTTCACCAATCATAACTATGCCAATGGTTTCGGGGTCTTCCATCAGCATTTGCACAGCTTCTTTGGTGGTCGTTCCTATCACGGGGTCTCCGCCAATTCCTATAGCAGTGCTAATTCCCATGCCTTGCTTCACTATTTGGTCGGCGGCTTCATAAGTTAAAGTTCCCGATTTTGATACAATACCGATATTCCCTTTTTTGAAAACAAAGCCGGGCATAATACCCACTTTAGCTTCTTCGGGAGTTATAATACCGGGACAGTTTGGACCTATCAGCCTACAATCTTTTCCGTTCAAATAATTTTTGGCGGTTATCATATCTTGTGTCGGAATTCCCTCAGTAATACAAACTATTACTTTAATCCCTGCATCGGCAGCTTCCATTATCGCATCGGCAGCAAAAGCTGGAGGTACAAATATGATAGAAACATTGGCATTGGTTTGGGCCACTGCATCGGCCACGGTATTGAACACAGGTTTGTCCAAATGCGTGGTTCCGCCTTTGCCGGGTGTAACGCCGCCAACTACTTGTGTGCCATAGTCAATCATTTGTGTGGCATGGAATGTTCCTTCGCTACCTGTGAAACCCTGCACTATTACTTTGGAATTTTTGTTTACTAAAACGCTCATTTTCTGTTTTGTTTGGTCTATTATAAAAGTGCTGCAATTTAAGGGCTGCAAAGTGTTTTGGCAAAGCAAAAAATCAATTGTTGCGATATGAGTTTGTTCCTGCATTTTTGCAGCAAAATCAAATCAATGAAAAAAGCGATATTCTCGGTGGCAATAATACTTTGCTTTACTATTACTACTAATGCCCAAACGATTGGTACTTACAAAAGTTATCTTAAAGAAACCGCAGCTCCTAGGGAACATCCAGTGGATATGAAGCATACTATTATTGATTTGAAATTCGATTGCGGCAAAGGTGAAGTTATTGGCAAAGTAACGCACCAGTTTATGTCTTTGCAAAAGAGCGTGGACTCAATATTTTTGGATGCTCCGGGCATCGAGATTAAAGAATTTAAAATGGTAGGGCAACAAGGAAAAGTGAAAACAAGCGACAAAGGTGTGACTTTATATTTTTCGCCTGCACTTACTTGGGATTTTACATATACTTTAGAAATTAATTATATAGCGAGACCTACCAGAGGTTTATATTTTATTGGTTGGAATGATGAAACTACCGACCAACACAAAAACGAATGGGGCTATGTTCGCAAACAAATATGGACACAAGGCCAAGGGACAGATAACCGCAACTGGATTCCTTGTTACGATGAACCCAATGACAAAACCGTTACCGAAACTATTATAACGTTTGATAAAAAATATCAAGTGTTGAGTAACGGTGTATTACAATCAAAAAAAGACAATAAAGACAATACCATTACTTGGCATTATAAGATGAGTC
Proteins encoded in this window:
- the lpxK gene encoding tetraacyldisaccharide 4'-kinase; protein product: MKKLRILLYPFSVLYHLITAIRNKLFDVGILSQKKFDIPIIGVGNLNTGGTGKTPHTAYIAKLLQSQNYKVATLSRGYGRKSKGYILATKKISAETLGDEPYELYHSLKNTHVAVCENRITGIEQLQKTIQPDIIILDDNIQHRYVKPSFQILLTTYDRLFYNDYILPAGNLRESRNGASRANAIIITKCPEGLTEAEKEKLKTSLYKYSKAPVFFSTYIYGELKYNNTQTTTKDIILLTGIANTEYLKTYIQKHYHIIEHLKYPDHYNYTQQEINTWREKYQTAFANGSIIITTAKDAARLQALNTTDLPIAVLPVEVDFGEDGKEFGELLMRHYK
- the sucD gene encoding succinate--CoA ligase subunit alpha → MSVLVNKNSKVIVQGFTGSEGTFHATQMIDYGTQVVGGVTPGKGGTTHLDKPVFNTVADAVAQTNANVSIIFVPPAFAADAIMEAADAGIKVIVCITEGIPTQDMITAKNYLNGKDCRLIGPNCPGIITPEEAKVGIMPGFVFKKGNIGIVSKSGTLTYEAADQIVKQGMGISTAIGIGGDPVIGTTTKEAVQMLMEDPETIGIVMIGEIGGSMEADAAKWIKENGTKPVVGFIAGQTAPPGRRMGHAGAIVGGADDTAAAKMKIMAECGINVVESPANIGVMMVKALANVPA
- a CDS encoding enoyl-CoA hydratase-related protein, with the translated sequence MYQNLLTEVSEGILTITINREPKLNALTIETIREIYNAVNAAQSNDEVAGIIITGAGPKAFVAGADISEFANFTVEQGTHMAQNGHKVFNAIENSSKPVVAAINGFALGGGCELAMACHIRVAAENAKFGQPEVNLGIIPGYAGTQRLAQLVGKGKALELLMTADVIGAAEAQTLGLVNHVVAADQLLAKCHEILGKIKSKSPMAIAKVIDCVNTQYRKDKPGFDREVELFGQCFSTEDFKEGTTAFIEKRKPSFTKVNDVLSH